A single window of Rhodamnia argentea isolate NSW1041297 chromosome 5, ASM2092103v1, whole genome shotgun sequence DNA harbors:
- the LOC115743795 gene encoding uncharacterized protein LOC115743795 — protein MAGGNFMHRVISYVANEIIVNGLANSPGFQRFAVRTSKRLEEVSNMAAQKKREIADKVKDISEELESRRNH, from the exons ATGGCAGGAGGAAACTTTATGCACAGAGTTATCTCGTATGTTGCGAATGAGATCATTGTGAACGGCCTGGCTAATAG CCCTGGTTTTCAAAGATTTGCAGTGAGGACATCAAAGAGATTGGAGGAGGTGTCTAATATGG CTGCACAAAAAAAACGGGAGATTGCAGACAAGGTGAAGGATATATCTGAGGAATTAGAG TCACGGAGAAACCACTAA